One part of the Paenibacillus silvisoli genome encodes these proteins:
- the rhaA gene encoding L-rhamnose isomerase: MDQTIRSNYEAAKALYAQHGIDVDAALEKLSQIKISMHCWQGDDVRGFLNKDQALTGGISVTGNYPGAAGTPEELRADLELAFSLIPGKHKLNLHAIYVDTDEQVELDKIEPKHYQKWVDWAREQGLGLDFNPTCFSHEKSKDGFTLSHPDPAIRQFWIDHCKASRKIGAYFGEQLGQTCVTNVWIPDGFKDTPADRLAPRLRLKDALDQVFEEELNPAHNLDAVESKLFGLGSEAFVVGSHEFYMGYGIQNNKLICLDAGHYHPTEVISNKLSAISLFTDGILLHVSRPMRWDSDHVVTMDDELIDIGRELVRGDLLGKTHIGLDFFDASINRVAAWVIGTRNTIKALMRAMLDPVEALRQAELEGDYTTRLALTEEFKSYPFGAVWDYYCATNNVPVREAWLAEVKAYEQAVLLKRGEDAAAEPVEAETNV; the protein is encoded by the coding sequence ATGGACCAAACGATCCGTTCCAATTACGAAGCGGCCAAAGCGCTGTATGCGCAGCACGGCATAGACGTAGATGCGGCGCTGGAGAAGCTGTCGCAAATCAAAATTTCGATGCACTGCTGGCAGGGAGACGACGTACGCGGCTTTCTGAATAAAGACCAAGCGCTGACCGGCGGCATTTCGGTTACGGGCAACTATCCGGGTGCCGCAGGCACGCCGGAGGAGCTTCGCGCCGATCTGGAGCTGGCGTTCTCCTTGATTCCGGGCAAGCACAAGCTGAATCTGCATGCGATTTACGTCGATACGGACGAGCAGGTTGAGCTGGACAAAATCGAACCGAAGCACTATCAGAAATGGGTCGATTGGGCGCGTGAGCAAGGGCTCGGCCTTGATTTCAACCCGACTTGCTTCTCGCACGAGAAGTCGAAGGACGGCTTCACGCTGAGCCATCCGGACCCGGCGATCCGTCAGTTCTGGATCGACCACTGCAAAGCTTCCCGCAAAATCGGCGCCTACTTCGGCGAGCAGCTCGGCCAAACCTGCGTCACGAACGTGTGGATTCCGGACGGCTTCAAGGATACGCCGGCTGACCGTCTTGCGCCGCGCCTGCGGCTCAAGGACGCGCTCGATCAAGTGTTCGAGGAAGAGCTGAATCCGGCTCACAACCTGGACGCGGTCGAAAGCAAGCTGTTCGGCCTCGGCTCCGAAGCTTTCGTCGTCGGCTCGCATGAGTTCTACATGGGCTACGGCATTCAAAATAACAAGCTGATCTGTTTGGATGCAGGCCACTACCATCCGACGGAAGTCATTTCGAATAAATTGAGCGCGATTTCGCTGTTCACGGACGGTATTCTGCTGCACGTCAGCCGTCCGATGCGTTGGGACAGCGACCACGTCGTCACGATGGACGATGAGCTGATCGATATCGGACGCGAGCTTGTCCGCGGCGACCTGCTCGGCAAGACGCACATCGGCCTCGACTTCTTCGACGCAAGCATTAACCGCGTCGCGGCATGGGTCATCGGCACGCGCAACACGATCAAAGCGCTGATGAGAGCGATGCTTGATCCGGTTGAAGCGCTTCGTCAAGCTGAGCTTGAAGGCGATTACACGACTCGTCTCGCTTTGACGGAGGAGTTCAAGTCGTATCCGTTCGGCGCGGTGTGGGACTATTACTGCGCGACGAACAACGTGCCTGTCCGCGAAGCGTGGCTGGCCGAAGTGAAGGCGTACGAGCAAGCCGTCTTGCTGAAACGCGGCGAAGACGCCGCGGCAGAGCCGGTTGAAGCCGAAACTAACGTATAG
- a CDS encoding sensory rhodopsin transducer yields MYQARGEKHWIIPDGYIPPTSKGSLESHESICVLNCASEEALLRMTIFFEDRNPLENILVVVPGRRTKHIRTSTLSAGGAFIPVGVPYAIEVLSDIPIIVQYSRLDATQAENALMSVMAHPLKLTY; encoded by the coding sequence ATGTACCAGGCAAGAGGCGAGAAGCACTGGATTATTCCGGACGGCTATATTCCGCCGACGAGCAAAGGTTCGCTTGAAAGCCATGAATCGATTTGCGTGTTGAACTGTGCATCCGAAGAAGCGCTGCTGCGTATGACGATCTTTTTCGAGGACCGCAATCCGCTTGAAAATATTTTGGTCGTCGTGCCGGGCAGACGAACCAAGCATATCCGTACCTCAACTCTCTCGGCAGGAGGCGCGTTCATTCCGGTGGGCGTGCCTTACGCGATCGAGGTATTGAGCGACATCCCGATTATCGTCCAATACAGCCGTCTGGATGCAACCCAGGCGGAGAATGCATTGATGTCAGTCATGGCTCATCCTCTAAAATTAACCTATTAA
- a CDS encoding bifunctional aldolase/short-chain dehydrogenase yields the protein MVQSLWDEQKASELKDGLSQLVYRSNIIGADRSVCNWGGGNTSSKTTVKDFRGRDIEVMYVKGSGSDLATMKAGNFTGLRMEDIRPLFERDEMPDEEMVAYLAHCMIDSKHPRASIETLLHAFLPFKHVDHTHPDSIISLCCADNGKQLAKEIFGDRFVWVPYVRPGFALSKMIAQGVLDNPKAELVLMEKHGLVTWGETSEEAYAQTIKIITEAEAFIEARVNEEKLFGGVKHAALDAEARRSIAAQVMPTIRGAVSDAKKMILTFDDADDVLAFVGGARSAELSQVGAACPDHLVHTKVVPLFIDWAPNVNDIDSLKAILKESIAGYKKQYEAYFERNKNEGDVMFEAAPRVILIPGVGMINTGKSWSNSKVSGALYHRAIAVMRGATALGDFVSLSENESYNVEYWPLELYKLSLAPAEAEFSRKVAFITGGAGGIGSETARRLVSEGAHVVLADLNLEGAERVAGEINTKYGEGRATAVKMDVTSEEAVMAAIAETAITYGGLDIIVNNAGLATSSPFDQTSLKEWNLNMSVLGTGYFLVAREGFKLMKEQAIGGNMVFIGSKNSVYAGKSASAYSSAKALEAHLARCVAAEGGEFGIRCNTILPDAILQGSQIWNGSWRNERATAYGIEPDQLEEYYRKRTTLLVNIYPRDIAEGVAFFASSKADKTTGCMLTIDGGVPAAFTR from the coding sequence ATGGTACAAAGCTTGTGGGATGAACAGAAAGCATCGGAGCTAAAGGATGGCCTTTCCCAGCTCGTATATCGTTCGAACATTATCGGCGCGGACCGCAGCGTATGCAACTGGGGCGGCGGCAACACGTCTAGCAAAACGACGGTCAAGGACTTCCGCGGCCGCGATATTGAAGTGATGTACGTGAAAGGCAGCGGCTCCGACCTTGCGACGATGAAAGCGGGCAATTTCACGGGTCTGCGCATGGAGGATATTCGTCCGCTGTTCGAGCGCGACGAAATGCCGGACGAGGAAATGGTCGCTTACCTGGCGCACTGCATGATCGACAGCAAGCATCCGCGCGCTTCGATCGAGACGCTGCTGCATGCGTTCCTGCCGTTCAAGCACGTTGACCACACGCATCCGGATTCCATTATCAGCCTGTGCTGCGCGGATAACGGCAAGCAGCTGGCGAAAGAAATTTTCGGCGACCGTTTCGTTTGGGTCCCTTATGTGCGTCCTGGCTTTGCTTTGTCCAAAATGATCGCGCAAGGCGTGCTCGACAATCCGAAGGCAGAGCTCGTACTCATGGAAAAACACGGCCTAGTAACTTGGGGCGAAACGTCCGAAGAAGCTTACGCGCAAACGATCAAAATCATCACCGAAGCGGAAGCGTTCATCGAAGCTCGCGTCAATGAAGAGAAGCTGTTCGGCGGCGTGAAGCATGCGGCGCTGGATGCGGAAGCCCGCAGAAGCATCGCGGCGCAAGTGATGCCGACGATCCGCGGCGCGGTTAGCGACGCGAAGAAAATGATCCTCACGTTCGACGATGCGGACGACGTGCTTGCATTCGTGGGCGGCGCTCGCTCGGCCGAGCTGTCCCAAGTCGGCGCGGCTTGCCCGGACCACCTCGTGCACACGAAGGTCGTTCCGCTCTTCATCGACTGGGCGCCGAACGTTAACGATATCGACAGCCTCAAAGCGATCCTGAAAGAGAGCATCGCCGGCTACAAAAAGCAATACGAAGCGTACTTCGAGCGCAACAAGAACGAAGGCGACGTTATGTTCGAAGCGGCGCCGCGCGTTATTCTCATTCCGGGCGTCGGCATGATCAACACCGGCAAGAGCTGGTCGAACTCCAAAGTAAGCGGGGCGCTCTATCACCGCGCGATCGCGGTTATGCGCGGCGCGACGGCGCTGGGCGATTTCGTTTCGCTGAGCGAGAACGAGTCGTACAACGTCGAATACTGGCCGCTTGAGCTCTACAAGCTGTCGCTCGCTCCCGCGGAAGCCGAGTTCTCCCGCAAGGTGGCGTTCATTACGGGCGGCGCCGGCGGCATCGGCAGCGAAACGGCTCGCCGCCTCGTTTCCGAAGGCGCGCATGTCGTGCTGGCCGACCTGAATTTGGAAGGTGCCGAGCGCGTTGCCGGCGAAATTAATACGAAGTACGGCGAAGGCCGCGCGACTGCGGTCAAAATGGACGTTACGAGCGAAGAAGCGGTTATGGCCGCAATCGCGGAAACGGCGATCACGTACGGCGGTCTCGACATCATCGTGAACAACGCAGGCCTCGCAACGTCGAGCCCGTTTGATCAAACCTCGCTGAAGGAATGGAACCTGAACATGAGCGTGCTTGGCACGGGCTATTTCCTCGTGGCGCGCGAAGGGTTCAAGCTGATGAAGGAACAAGCGATCGGCGGCAACATGGTGTTCATCGGCTCCAAAAACTCCGTCTATGCAGGCAAGAGCGCTTCGGCTTACAGCTCCGCGAAGGCGCTGGAAGCTCATTTGGCTCGCTGCGTGGCGGCGGAAGGCGGGGAGTTCGGCATCCGCTGCAATACGATTTTGCCGGATGCGATTCTGCAAGGCTCCCAGATTTGGAACGGCAGCTGGCGCAATGAGCGGGCGACCGCTTACGGCATCGAGCCGGACCAGCTGGAGGAGTACTACCGCAAACGGACAACGCTGCTCGTTAACATCTACCCGCGCGATATCGCCGAGGGCGTTGCGTTCTTCGCTTCGTCGAAGGCCGACAAAACGACGGGCTGCATGCTGACGATCGACGGCGGCGTGCCGGCGGCATTTACACGATAA
- a CDS encoding four-carbon acid sugar kinase family protein, whose translation MGEKREQADFEKKAPVTIVLDDDPTGTQSVSGVTVLVKPDYEAIREQLAAGPQGHALYALTNTRALPRDEAIALVRRIKADAERAASETGTAVRFLLRGDSTLRGHVFAEIEALGGNGPALFVPAFPECGRVTRDGVHYLVTGETWKPVAETEFARDPVFGYRSATLEDWVQEASGGSWRLKTVTERDYAASTGIADAIRLALREAGPGVVVIPDAGSYEELCQVAEGLRLAEADGAEVVVRSASTFASIRCGLKPLELDRADMPANGRLLVVCGSHTEAASRQLEQLERDTGEKPIVLPVKRLLQGEQSDVVSEIAARAATRLNDGKLAILATERIRLAEHGDLAVGALVMKALTEVVRKLAPHCDGVISKGGITSADVASVGLGADSAYVAGQLEPGISLWRLKPKCQRRQGGSGSGSGSEREIPYCIVPGNVGDDGTLARLVRIYKRTGGASL comes from the coding sequence GTGGGCGAGAAGCGGGAACAAGCGGATTTTGAAAAAAAGGCGCCGGTTACGATCGTGCTGGACGACGATCCGACGGGGACGCAATCGGTTTCGGGCGTTACGGTGCTGGTGAAGCCGGATTATGAAGCGATCCGCGAGCAGCTGGCCGCTGGGCCGCAAGGTCATGCGCTTTATGCGCTGACCAATACAAGGGCGCTTCCGCGCGATGAGGCGATCGCGCTCGTAAGGCGGATTAAAGCGGACGCCGAGCGCGCGGCGTCGGAGACAGGCACGGCAGTCCGGTTTCTGCTGCGCGGCGATTCGACGCTGCGGGGGCATGTGTTCGCCGAGATTGAGGCGCTTGGCGGCAATGGGCCGGCGCTGTTCGTGCCGGCTTTTCCGGAATGCGGACGGGTGACGCGCGATGGCGTGCATTACTTGGTTACGGGCGAGACGTGGAAGCCGGTTGCCGAGACGGAGTTTGCGCGCGATCCCGTATTTGGCTACAGAAGCGCGACGTTGGAGGATTGGGTACAGGAAGCGAGCGGCGGCAGCTGGCGGTTGAAAACGGTTACGGAGCGTGACTACGCCGCTAGTACTGGCATCGCCGATGCCATTCGGCTTGCGCTTCGCGAAGCGGGGCCAGGTGTCGTGGTCATTCCCGATGCCGGCTCATACGAGGAGCTGTGTCAGGTGGCGGAAGGGCTGCGGCTGGCAGAAGCGGATGGCGCGGAAGTCGTCGTGCGCAGCGCATCCACGTTCGCTTCGATCCGCTGCGGCTTGAAGCCGCTGGAGCTAGACCGCGCCGACATGCCTGCGAACGGACGCTTGCTGGTCGTTTGCGGCTCCCACACGGAAGCCGCCTCTAGGCAGCTGGAGCAGCTGGAACGCGATACCGGCGAGAAGCCGATCGTGCTGCCGGTGAAACGGCTGCTTCAAGGCGAGCAATCGGATGTCGTTTCCGAGATTGCCGCCCGCGCGGCGACCCGGCTGAACGACGGGAAGCTGGCCATCTTGGCGACGGAGCGCATCCGGCTCGCGGAGCACGGCGACCTGGCTGTGGGGGCGCTGGTCATGAAGGCGCTGACCGAGGTCGTCCGCAAGCTCGCGCCGCATTGCGACGGCGTCATCTCCAAAGGCGGCATTACCTCTGCGGATGTCGCCTCGGTTGGGCTTGGCGCGGACAGCGCGTACGTGGCCGGACAGCTGGAGCCCGGTATTTCGCTGTGGCGGCTAAAGCCGAAGTGTCAGCGGAGGCAAGGCGGCAGCGGCAGTGGCAGTGGAAGCGAGCGTGAAATCCCGTATTGCATCGTGCCCGGCAATGTCGGGGATGACGGAACGTTAGCAAGGCTAGTACGCATTTATAAACGTACCGGAGGTGCTTCATTATGA
- a CDS encoding MBL fold metallo-hydrolase, translating into MTTSIRFLGMAGYEIVGPDKRILIDPYLSGSPNAPISHEELETPDVILVTHAAYDHLGDTAAIAKRTGAPVVCGGDVRAVLFEAGIPPEQVQATVWGIVVEVNGVIVRPVESHHWSQTRLKDGQYVSGVPMGFIVEPEPGIRIYHCGDTAIFGDMKLIRDLYEPTIGLMGCSNSQALLARAVQAGRLLSGEMSPKEAAMASEFLGLKVAIASHYLDLTNEMEKREVDAFLAHVPQYASTGRREALFMEVGETLYFDGDTVRREA; encoded by the coding sequence GTGACGACGAGCATTCGCTTCCTCGGTATGGCCGGCTATGAAATCGTCGGGCCGGATAAACGGATATTGATCGACCCGTATTTGAGCGGCAGCCCCAATGCGCCGATCAGCCATGAAGAGCTGGAGACGCCGGACGTTATTCTCGTCACGCATGCCGCATACGACCATTTGGGCGATACCGCGGCAATCGCGAAACGGACCGGCGCCCCGGTCGTATGCGGCGGCGATGTTCGGGCCGTTCTGTTCGAGGCCGGCATCCCGCCCGAGCAGGTGCAGGCGACGGTGTGGGGCATCGTCGTCGAAGTGAACGGCGTCATCGTGCGGCCGGTCGAAAGCCACCACTGGTCGCAGACCCGGCTGAAGGACGGCCAATACGTGTCCGGCGTTCCGATGGGCTTTATCGTGGAACCAGAGCCGGGCATCCGCATTTACCATTGCGGCGATACGGCGATTTTCGGCGATATGAAGCTTATCCGTGACCTATACGAACCGACGATCGGGCTGATGGGCTGCAGCAACTCGCAGGCTTTGCTGGCGCGGGCGGTTCAGGCGGGACGGCTGCTGAGCGGCGAAATGTCGCCGAAGGAGGCGGCGATGGCTTCCGAGTTCCTCGGGTTGAAGGTTGCGATTGCCTCGCATTATTTGGATCTGACGAACGAAATGGAAAAGCGGGAAGTCGATGCGTTCCTTGCGCATGTGCCGCAGTACGCCTCGACCGGCCGGCGGGAAGCGCTCTTCATGGAGGTTGGGGAGACGCTTTATTTTGACGGGGATACGGTTCGAAGGGAGGCATGA
- a CDS encoding serine hydrolase domain-containing protein: MGVPLYRTLPGTDSRVRYLQKLRKSGITACFGAAFYDCNDGEAGETYGGHIVTSNGSTLDQNGERPFNVGSVTKVITASLLIKLAETGELTLDDPVARFVPAYRHAATTIRHLMTHTSGLQWTTPWKWPRPEELDACRAAIYASELAELPELNAVYCTQGYLILMDVIESVTSGQRLEHFAREVLFEPLGMKHTTFIVTDWEPGSYSLPYDVQNLAPDSSLEGLAATGESGLYATPGDLIRFAAMLLEGGVYGGKTIFSEAAVQAMLSESTDGRFAKTAVFWSKGSRDRYGCFGDLLSPSAVGHPGFSGCMLMVDPGLGKAGVLVTNSQLLHADWTYYRRLWNLFAGLPAEGVRAEGAGHV; this comes from the coding sequence ATGGGCGTGCCTCTGTACCGGACGCTTCCGGGGACCGATTCGCGGGTTCGATATTTGCAAAAGCTGCGCAAGTCCGGCATTACGGCCTGCTTCGGCGCTGCATTCTATGACTGCAACGACGGTGAGGCGGGCGAAACCTACGGGGGACATATCGTGACTTCCAATGGAAGCACGCTCGATCAGAACGGGGAGCGGCCGTTCAATGTCGGCTCCGTCACGAAGGTCATCACCGCTTCCCTTCTAATAAAGCTTGCGGAGACTGGCGAGCTTACGCTTGATGACCCGGTAGCCCGGTTCGTTCCCGCTTACCGTCATGCGGCGACGACGATCCGCCATCTGATGACGCACACGTCCGGACTGCAATGGACGACGCCATGGAAATGGCCGAGGCCGGAGGAGCTTGATGCCTGCCGCGCGGCCATCTATGCGAGCGAGCTTGCCGAACTCCCGGAGCTGAATGCGGTTTATTGCACGCAAGGGTATTTGATTTTGATGGATGTCATCGAGAGCGTGACCAGCGGGCAGCGGCTTGAACATTTTGCGCGGGAAGTGCTGTTCGAACCGCTTGGCATGAAGCATACGACCTTCATTGTAACGGATTGGGAGCCTGGCAGTTATTCGCTGCCCTATGATGTGCAGAACCTGGCGCCGGACAGCTCGCTGGAAGGGCTGGCCGCTACCGGAGAAAGCGGGCTGTACGCTACCCCGGGCGATTTGATCCGTTTTGCGGCGATGCTGCTGGAAGGCGGCGTATATGGCGGAAAGACGATTTTCTCCGAAGCGGCGGTTCAAGCGATGCTGTCGGAGTCGACGGATGGCCGCTTCGCGAAGACGGCCGTGTTCTGGTCCAAAGGCTCGCGCGACCGCTACGGCTGCTTCGGCGATTTGCTGTCGCCTTCGGCAGTCGGTCATCCGGGCTTCTCCGGCTGCATGCTAATGGTGGATCCGGGGCTCGGCAAAGCCGGCGTGCTTGTGACGAACAGCCAGCTGCTGCACGCGGATTGGACCTATTACCGAAGACTGTGGAACCTATTCGCCGGCTTGCCTGCCGAAGGCGTCCGAGCAGAAGGAGCTGGCCATGTATAA
- a CDS encoding zinc-binding alcohol dehydrogenase family protein gives MKAAVFRKPYDIVVSETAKPQPGPGEVLVSVRAAGICGSDLHNYDGSHPYVVYPAIYGHELSGVVAEVGDRVTRVKTGERVVIEPAIPCGSCYPCRSGKYNCCVAMQFVGSFGGQGGFADYVAVPERCIHPIPDEMDFRIGALCEPFAIGAQAVKQAGVQDGMSVTLLGMGPIGLTILILLKRLYRVRVFAVDIVPERLETARRFGADVLINPLREDPIARIAELTGGENSNAVIEVAGLKWTMEQTIHMVSAGGRIVIVGLTSDDVSMPGILFTKKEVEIRGSRNSVDQFPFIIDFLNRNRELAEAFITATMPFGDIAHAFHEAKTKPHAVNKIVLTFDGA, from the coding sequence ATGAAAGCGGCGGTATTCCGTAAACCTTATGACATTGTAGTTAGCGAAACGGCGAAGCCGCAGCCCGGACCGGGCGAGGTGCTCGTCTCCGTGCGGGCGGCCGGCATATGCGGCAGCGATTTGCACAATTACGACGGCTCGCATCCGTATGTCGTATACCCGGCGATTTACGGACATGAGCTGTCCGGCGTCGTCGCGGAGGTCGGCGATCGGGTTACGCGCGTAAAGACCGGCGAGCGGGTCGTTATCGAGCCCGCGATTCCGTGCGGCAGCTGCTACCCGTGCCGAAGCGGGAAGTACAACTGCTGCGTCGCGATGCAGTTCGTCGGCTCCTTCGGCGGGCAGGGCGGCTTCGCCGATTATGTCGCGGTGCCGGAGCGGTGCATTCATCCGATTCCGGATGAGATGGATTTTCGGATCGGCGCGCTCTGCGAGCCGTTCGCGATCGGGGCGCAGGCGGTGAAGCAGGCCGGCGTGCAGGACGGGATGTCCGTGACCCTGCTCGGCATGGGGCCGATCGGGCTGACGATTCTGATTTTGCTCAAGCGGCTGTATCGGGTACGCGTATTCGCCGTCGACATCGTGCCGGAGCGGCTGGAGACGGCGCGGCGGTTCGGCGCCGACGTGCTGATCAATCCGCTGCGCGAGGATCCGATCGCGCGCATCGCGGAGCTGACCGGGGGCGAAAATTCCAACGCGGTCATCGAAGTGGCGGGACTGAAGTGGACGATGGAGCAGACGATTCACATGGTCAGCGCGGGCGGCCGGATCGTGATTGTCGGTCTGACATCCGATGACGTCAGCATGCCCGGCATTCTGTTCACGAAGAAGGAAGTGGAGATTCGCGGCAGCCGCAACAGCGTGGACCAGTTCCCGTTCATCATCGATTTTCTGAACCGGAACCGCGAGCTGGCGGAAGCGTTCATCACGGCGACGATGCCGTTCGGCGACATCGCGCATGCGTTTCACGAAGCGAAGACAAAGCCGCACGCGGTTAATAAGATTGTTTTGACGTTTGATGGGGCGTAG
- a CDS encoding ketopantoate reductase family protein, translating into MKIAVVGAGAMGGMLAAKFVTAGNEVTLIDVSEALIKQVNEHGLLVDTKGQGSAAYRLHVTANPEEIGVQDAVFFFIKAHHTASAAANARPLIGPETVIVSLQNGWGNADVLSGVYPEGDIAVGVTYHSATVLELGKVGHTGFGATFVGPYREGADLASSTRIGALLNEAGIETTVTPQVKTEIWKKLILNAATLPTSALTGLCAGIQGEEGPLLELVDELTAEAVAVAKSLGYDIDLEERIERIHTVLRNAGKGKSSMLQDAEAKRKTEVEVVNGAVVRAAAQTGVPVTLNKAMVAMIAGLERSWRA; encoded by the coding sequence ATGAAAATCGCCGTAGTCGGGGCGGGAGCGATGGGCGGCATGCTGGCTGCCAAATTTGTCACCGCGGGGAACGAAGTGACGCTGATCGACGTGTCCGAAGCGTTGATCAAGCAAGTGAACGAGCATGGACTCCTTGTCGATACGAAAGGGCAGGGCAGCGCCGCCTACCGGCTTCATGTCACCGCCAATCCGGAAGAGATCGGCGTCCAGGATGCCGTCTTCTTCTTCATTAAAGCGCATCATACCGCTTCCGCAGCAGCGAACGCGCGTCCGTTGATCGGACCGGAAACCGTCATCGTCAGCCTGCAAAATGGCTGGGGCAATGCCGACGTATTATCCGGCGTCTATCCCGAAGGAGATATCGCCGTCGGCGTCACGTACCACAGCGCCACTGTGCTGGAGCTGGGCAAGGTCGGCCATACCGGCTTCGGCGCGACATTCGTCGGGCCTTACCGGGAAGGCGCGGACTTGGCGTCGTCCACGAGGATCGGCGCTCTTCTGAATGAAGCGGGCATCGAAACGACCGTGACGCCGCAGGTGAAGACGGAAATTTGGAAAAAGCTGATTTTAAATGCGGCAACGCTGCCGACATCGGCGTTAACCGGGCTATGCGCAGGCATTCAAGGCGAGGAAGGTCCGCTGCTGGAGCTTGTCGACGAGCTTACCGCGGAGGCGGTTGCCGTCGCGAAGTCGCTCGGCTATGACATTGACCTTGAAGAACGGATCGAGCGCATTCATACGGTGCTGCGGAATGCAGGCAAAGGGAAATCGTCGATGCTCCAGGATGCCGAAGCGAAACGCAAAACCGAAGTGGAAGTCGTGAACGGCGCCGTCGTCCGCGCCGCGGCGCAAACCGGCGTCCCTGTGACGCTCAACAAGGCGATGGTCGCGATGATTGCAGGACTGGAAAGGAGCTGGAGAGCGTGA
- a CDS encoding Gfo/Idh/MocA family protein yields the protein MYKVGLIGTGFWSEKHLKAWQRIPNVQIAALCNRSKEKLLRKADEYGVPHDQLYTSVEEMLERADIDIVDIVTPPETHLELVRLAAKAGKFIMCQKPFAPAFEEAEAIVATARENGARLMVTENWRWLQPIQVIKRVLDSGVLGSIRVARFIHSDYFTERMKPGANLPQPFLTKMPKLMFYEMGVHWYDTWRFLFGEPKRLYAELRSFSPNVVGDDSGVVTLGYDDFYGLMDICWVTRRELTGPIIEEQVDARFVEHFVIDGELATLKMVGTEGKIVLLDNDGKVTVVAERTELDHEESHFRLQSHFIDCLETGRPFQTSGEDNLLTMMLAFATYESAEKRQVVHFD from the coding sequence ATGTATAAGGTCGGATTGATTGGAACGGGCTTTTGGTCGGAAAAGCATCTGAAGGCGTGGCAGCGCATCCCGAACGTGCAAATCGCCGCGCTCTGCAATCGAAGCAAAGAGAAGCTGCTGCGCAAGGCGGATGAGTACGGCGTGCCGCACGACCAGCTGTATACGTCTGTGGAGGAGATGCTGGAGCGGGCGGATATCGACATCGTCGATATCGTGACGCCGCCGGAAACGCATCTCGAGCTGGTTCGGCTGGCGGCCAAAGCGGGCAAGTTCATCATGTGCCAAAAGCCGTTCGCCCCTGCGTTCGAGGAAGCGGAAGCGATTGTCGCCACGGCGCGGGAGAATGGCGCCCGGCTCATGGTGACGGAAAATTGGCGCTGGCTGCAGCCGATACAGGTGATCAAGCGGGTGCTGGATTCCGGCGTGCTTGGGTCGATCCGGGTGGCCCGGTTTATACATTCGGATTATTTTACGGAACGGATGAAGCCTGGCGCGAACCTTCCTCAGCCGTTTCTGACGAAGATGCCGAAGCTTATGTTCTACGAGATGGGCGTCCATTGGTACGATACGTGGCGCTTCCTGTTCGGCGAGCCGAAGCGGCTGTATGCGGAGCTGCGCTCGTTCAGCCCGAACGTCGTCGGCGACGATTCCGGCGTCGTGACGCTGGGCTACGATGATTTTTACGGCCTGATGGACATTTGCTGGGTGACGCGGCGCGAGCTGACGGGGCCGATTATCGAGGAGCAGGTGGATGCGCGGTTCGTGGAGCATTTTGTGATCGACGGGGAATTGGCGACGTTGAAAATGGTTGGTACCGAAGGGAAGATCGTACTGCTCGATAACGATGGGAAAGTGACGGTTGTGGCGGAGCGGACCGAGCTCGACCATGAGGAGAGCCATTTCCGGCTGCAGTCCCATTTTATCGACTGTTTGGAGACGGGGCGGCCGTTTCAAACAAGCGGGGAAGATAACCTGCTGACGATGATGCTGGCGTTTGCGACCTACGAGAGCGCGGAGAAGCGGCAGGTCGTTCATTTCGACTAA